The sequence gcggatggtttggtgtccgcctgacgaaatgtgaacggacgtatgattgggtgtccgcctgatgaatttcattttgaatgggggcggatggtttggtgcccgcctgatgagtaagtgaacgggcggatggttgggtgtccgccgagcaacaagcgtactttaaatttacgcttgttgctgggagtaaatttaaagtacgcttgttaacgggcggagatttaaattatgcccgatgaaattttaattaaataaaaaaaaaaagaataaaagtccgcctgatgaaagttataaagaatggggcggacttttaaagtccgtctgatgaaattttaatggggcggatttttaaagtccgcctgatgaaatttacaaaaaatggggcggacttttaaaatccgcctgatgaaattttacaaaaaaaaattggggcggacttttaaagtccgcctgacgaaattttaatcatgtaccgttgcgtcacaacacggactaaacccaaattttggtctttttttttgatctttgatctttggttttgatcgcaccactgcagttgctctgacAACAGCATGAGAATACCTATTGGCCTATTGTAGGTGAGGATACTAATTCTGGAAATTTTCTGCATACAATGGCAGTTCTGGAAACATAGCTTCTAGTTCCACTGTTAATCAACCAAACATGGTGTACAGGAAACTTCGGCAATCCCCTGTGCTGCCAAAGATTTAGCTGTTCCTTTGGGCATTGAACAAATCTTGCCATCTAAAACTAAGCTGTTCAATTATACCCATAGGATATCTTGTGCCGAGTGTGTGACAGTAATTTTAATCAAACTGTTGAGCATATTATTTTGAATTGCCCATTTGCTAGAGCCACCTGATCTTTAATACCAAATGTAAATCAAGTCCTTCAAGACCCATTACCAGTAACAAGCTTCTGTGTATGGTTTTTACCATCTGGAGGAAAAGATGCTTTAAGCCTTTTCAAGGGAAAAACCTAAATCCCAACTACACCGCTAGCTTTGCTTTAAACCTACCAATTGAGACTGTTGCTGTTTCTGCAGTTGAGTCTGTTTCTCAGGCTCTGCCAGCACATAATGAAGATCTTCCAAGTAACTGCATGATGATATTCTGTGATGCATCCTTACTAGTCTAGCTAGAATTCCATAGGAAGCCGAATGCCTGGCGATTTGAGAAGCTATCGACTGGGCAAAGAGAATGAACATTACTGAAGTGTGCTTCAGCAGCGATTCAAGGAATGCTGTTAGTTATTTGGAGAATAAGCAATACCAGATTAGCTCGTTTAGTAGTACAATTTTAGATTACAACAGCTATAAAGAAAAAAACGGACTATGAGTATACAAGTCATCAGTGGATGATACTATTGAAAAGTGTTGTTGGCAATTCACAGTATCTGGTTACGTAACAAAATTGAAAAGTGACGTACTATGTGCAACTCCAGAAAAAAGCTGTACGAAATTGCCATTATAGCATCTTACAACAGCTTGAAGTAAAACCTTTATGCAGCAGGAACACTGAAATGTTCATCAGTGGATGATATTAGTTCTCTATTGTGGGATGCAGAGAGGACTTCATGCTTACAACATGAGGGTACTGTGGGTCGAATGCTGCCTGGATTAAGAGGGAAAAGAGTCTTGTAGTAACCATCCATGATTGCTTCAAAATTGCAAGTGGCAGCAACTTTCGGAATCTGCTTTTGGAGTCAAGTAAATCACTAGTTACTTACCAATGTAATATAGTACCATTTGTTGTGAACAAAAccagaaataaaaagataaaaatgatAAACGAAAAACGCGTAACACTTTGCAATATATGCTGGTTAATATTGGCTAGAAACAGTTAAACACATGAAAAGACAGACGTTTCAGATATGTTACCAAAGACAGGACATTAACTAAACCAGTACTACTTAAACTGAGTAGGGAATGAACGGGACCAAGATGAACTGCCTACCAAGATGACTTCCTTGATATCTAATACTCCGATTGTACAAGATGCTTACAAATTGACATATGGCGTATTGGTACCATACCATGTCTGGTAATACTGTAAGAGACCTCTGCCTGAACTGAGCAAAAGGAGGATGGCTCCTATCCTAGCAATTGGATATATAACAAACTTTTCCTATACTAGAGAGAAGTATAGGTTATCATTTATAAGTGAGATTGTTTACTCTTATCATATCCATGCCTCTACAAAGATTTGACATATGGGGTTTGTCAGGTTTATGTCTTGGACCAACACAGAAATATTGGCTTGCAAGAGAATCTCTACTAATTGTTAGACTGAATACCTGCACGAACAATTCATTATTCACATAAACTTGAAAATTTCTACTACTAATTCATTAGAATCTCTACTACTAATACATCAACTTGAAATTTTCTTTTATGTAACTTCTCAATGGAAAGTGTGTTAAATTTGGCATCTAAACTAAAGAGCTCTAATGGAAATATAGGAGAAAAATGGTTTATAGCTTTAACTTAGCTTTCTAGTTTCTACTCTTGCAAATTCAGTAGAAACCTCTACGTGGAGATGCTCTAACATGGCTCTTTCTAACTCAAACGCCAAAATCAAATGTAAAATCTGTTTGCAAATTAATGTTGAACAAGATGACCCTCTTatcagagaaaagaaaagaaacgaCGATGACCCAGATCTTTCAAGACTTGAAGCGTCCACAGATTATATTGCAATAGTTTCATCCCCAGGTTCAAACTTGAAGCCCATGGTTTGATTTATTAAATCTAATTTCACGGAACACATCTCCAAAGAAAAACGTGGATTAATATGCAATGTTCTAGTAGGTAGATATGTCAAGCAGTTGTGAGACTTACAATGCAGATGGTGACAGAATTTCCTTGCATTAGAACCAAATATCATCTCAATCATTGTTCATTATAGAAATAAGTTTGACATCTTATCAACTTTAAGGGGATCAACATGCTTATAAATATCGGATGTATTCAGTTCAAATGAACTCTCTTCAGACACATGATTTAATCAACAGTGACGCAAGGTATAAACTAAAAGCGCAATAAGGGAAAACTCTTTTATCGATAAGAAGATGAAGTTTACATTACCTGATATATGTCGCGCATGTAGCCATGAAGGTTTTCATACTCCAAGAGCTTTTTCTTTGTGCATTTAAAAAGAGCGTTGTAGACAAGATCAAAACGAATCAATGTTGTAAACAAACAAACATCCGCAAGCGTCAGTACATCTCCACACAAATATCTGGAATTACCCAAACGACCATCTATCATATCCAATGTCCTAAACAACCCAGTAACAGCAGTGTCATATGCTTCTTGACTCTGTGCAAATCCACATCTGCCCAACCCACACAGACATATAAACAAACACATGTAAGCCACATTTCAGTAGTAAATCAAAAAAGGAATCAACATTTCACAAACCCAATCATATTACCTGTAAACCCCATTGTTGACATTGGGATAGATAACTTGATTCCATTCTTCAATCTGCTTCTTCAACGATGGTGGTGAGAGGTCCAACCCCGACCCCTCGAACCCCGAATTGAATAATTCAATAATATCATAACTCTCATTACAATACACTTGTTTCTTATCAACATCCCAAAGCATAGGAACAGTTGATCTACCATTATACTCTCCTCCACTATGGAGTCTATAGACTTGTTTCAAATTCTTACACCCATTTACACTA comes from Papaver somniferum cultivar HN1 chromosome 7, ASM357369v1, whole genome shotgun sequence and encodes:
- the LOC113296849 gene encoding uncharacterized protein LOC113296849; amino-acid sequence: MSTATATLLKPFPRISTNNNRKQNFRCLTPKSSLNQQQNPPPAASSSPLDVVTNITKLLWGKSLPPQLLISTVRLTWNSTWHLMMSQLAPSDPSGSYSRPVSQFRAKSISSIPPKLHLYVGLPCPWAHRTLIVRALKNLDDIISVSIASPGIDGSWEFHDYGKRSGQKEEFLVPGSDSVNGCKNLKQVYRLHSGGEYNGRSTVPMLWDVDKKQVYCNESYDIIELFNSGFEGSGLDLSPPSLKKQIEEWNQVIYPNVNNGVYRCGFAQSQEAYDTAVTGLFRTLDMIDGRLGNSRYLCGDVLTLADVCLFTTLIRFDLVYNALFKCTKKKLLEYENLHGYMRDIYQIPKVAATCNFEAIMDGYYKTLFPLNPGSIRPTVPSCCKHEVLSASHNRELISSTDEHFSVPAA